The Astatotilapia calliptera chromosome 17, fAstCal1.2, whole genome shotgun sequence genome has a segment encoding these proteins:
- the tm7sf3 gene encoding transmembrane 7 superfamily member 3, with the protein MSRWIWFPLLLLLLLHLVYEVEAQVENRVIFLPGRFQNVSISQNETVQAVVSTIPSEVAFITLQFHTQHRNATISYTRMPGLGLSLTAVDSGLVSALRRDQTSLTLFLSSPDGNTVAGTGVILSYSSTDPVPGACNMEFDLEIDPNIYIHYNLYETTIRFAPANLGYERDGAPPACSQSTGADTRWRLQYDIYQYFLPENDLSERSLFTGFQAVADKQGMMENGKRVMTLESTDVSSMVFNSIPGQGIIYSVIVRDPLLNTSASYVPAHTYACSFNSTLDSCQTLGKISTKIFFTITGLAGLFVCFFGHRFFKCELFCMGFSFAAFLFFILITRTTELDYDIRLTLSAVLGVVGGIILVMIWWRFGSVVAVVVIVVGLMLGFLLASVVLFTPLGDIDVFRKSDAVFWVTFCCVTLIVPLFFVRWPREGNITTCGIVGAYAVVLAVNAYIYTSLSYITLNILKRLLNNTFSAVFTDVPFQTIDYVMITVWVVLSVCGIVLQLYRERSRPFFPPSPYLMWQQERERRKTNVLDPSHHFPSLPSRLLARVRQLTMRTEPVGEHTPLLL; encoded by the exons ATGTCTCGGTGGATTTGGTtcccgctgctgctgctactgcttcTTCATTTGGTGTATGAAGTTGAAGCGCAGGTAGAAA ACCGGGTGATTTTCCTGCCGGGGAGGTTCCAGAACGTGAGCATCTCGCAGAATGAGACGGTGCAGGCGGTGGTGTCCACGATCCCATCAGAGGTCGCTTTCATCACTCTGCAGTTCCACACGCAGCATCGAAACGCAACAATCTCCTACACAAGG ATGCCGGGCCTGGGCCTCTCCCTGACTGCGGTGGACTCGGGGCTCGTGTCGGCTCTCCGGCGGGACCAAACGTCCCTCACCTTGTTCCTGTCCTCTCCTGATGGCAACACTGTGGCAGGGACCGGGGTCATCCTCTCCTACTCCAGCACCG ATCCAGTTCCAGGAGCGTGCAATATGGAGTTTGACCTGGAAATTGACCCAAACATCTACATCCACTACAATCTCTATGAGACCACGATCCGTTTTGCACCTGCCAACCTGGGATATGAGAG AGATGGAGCTCCTCCAGCCTGCAGCCAATCCACAGGAGCCGACACGCGCTGGCGGCTGCAGTACGACATCTACCAGTACTTCCTGCCTGAGAATGACCTGTCAGAGCGCAGCCTGTTCACCGGCTTTCAGGCCGTGGCCGACAAGCAGGGCATGATGGAGAACGGCAAACGG GTCATGACGCTGGAATCGACAGATGTGAGCTCGATGGTTTTCAACTCCATCCCCGGTCAGGGCATAATCTACTCTGTGATCGTTAGAGACCCGCTGTTGAACACCTCGGCCTCTTACGTGCCCGCCCACACCTACGCCTGCAGCTTCAATTCCACTCTAGACAGCTGCCAAACTCTAG GGAAGATATCTACAAAAATCTTCTTCACCATCACTGGCTTGGCAGGGCTGTTTGTCTGCTTCTTTGGGCATCGGTTCTTTAAATGTG AGCTGTTTTGCATGGGATTCAGCTTTGCAGCCTTTTTGTTCTTCATCCTCATCACGAGGACCACAGAGCTGGACTATGACA TCCGTCTGACCCTGTCGGCTGTGCTCGGCGTGGTGGGCGGGATCAtcctggtcatgatatggtggCGTTTCGGTTCAGTCGTGGCCGTGGTCGTGATTGTGGTCGGCCTGATGCTCGGCTTCCTCCTCGCCTCCGTTGTCCTCTTCACTCCATTAG GAGACATCGATGTGTTCAGGAAATCCGACGCTGTTTTCTGGGTGACGTTCTGCTGCGTCACGCTCATCGTTCCACTCTTTTTCGTGCGTTGGCCCAGAGAG ggaaACATCACCACATGTGGGATCGTTGGCGCTTACGCTGTGGTTCTGGCTGTCAACGCCTACATTTACACAAGCCTCTCTTACATCACCCTGAATATCCTCAAGCGCTTGCTCAACAACACCTTCAGTGCAGTGTTCACTGACGTGCCGTTTCAAACCATCG ATTACGTCATGATCACAGTGTGGGTGGTGCTCAGCGTGTGCGGCATCGTACTGCAACTCTACCGCGAGCGCTCCCGGCCGTTCTTCCCGCCCAGCCCGTACCTCATGTGGCAGCAAGAACGCGAGCGGCGTAAAACTAACGTCCTGGACCCGAGCCACCACTTCCCCTCTCTGCCCAGCCGCCTCCTGGCACGAGTGCGGCAGCTCACCATGCGCACTGAGCCGGTGGGAGAGCACACACCACTGCTACTGTAA
- the fgfr1op2 gene encoding FGFR1 oncogene partner 2 homolog, whose amino-acid sequence MSCTVASPGMNCTLEKVLADAKSLVERLRNHDNAAEMLIEQTTHLNKRVEAMKQYQEEIDALNEVARHRPRSSLVLGIQQENRQIRELQQENKELRTSLEEHQSALELIMTKYREQVFRLLMASKRDDPAIVTQLKEQHTTEMQAHIDKINEMASVMRKAIEVDEERICEDEERIKQLELENNGLRELLGISREAFLVLKRDDQSDSTSLSPLLTSADVSLRKS is encoded by the exons ATGTCTTGTACTGTGGCTTCCCCAG GCATGAACTGTACCTTAGAGAAGGTCCTGGCAGATGCCAAATCATTAGTGGAAAGGCTTCGCAACCATGACAACGCTGCTGAGATGTTAATCGAACAGACGACACATCTCAACAAGCGAGTAGAGGCCATGAAACAG TACCAGGAAGAGATAGACGCCCTGAATGAGGTTGCACGTCATCGGCCTCGTTCCAGTCTAGTCCTGGGAATCCAGCAGGAAAACCGGCAAATTAGGGAGCTCCAGCAGGAAAACAAAG AGCTGCGTACATCATTGGAAGAACACCAGTCTGCCTTAGAGCTCATCATGACCAAATACAGGGAGCAGGTGTTCAGACTTCTCATGGCCAGTAAGAGAGACGACCCCGCCATCGTTACCCAGCTGAAGGAGCAGCATACTACG GAAATGCAAGCACACATAGACAAGATCAACGAAATGGCCTCCGTGATGAGGAAAGCCATAGAGGTGGATGAGGAGCGAATATGTGAAGATGAGGAGAGGATTAAACAGCTAGAG TTGGAGAACAATGGACTCCGAGAGCTGCTGGGAATCAGTCGGGAAGCTTTTCTGGTTCTGAAGAGAGACGACCAATCAGACAGCACGTCGCTGTCGCCACTGCTCACCAGTGCCGACGTGAGCTTACGAAAAAGTTAG